One part of the Sphingobacterium sp. LZ7M1 genome encodes these proteins:
- a CDS encoding two-component regulator propeller domain-containing protein, with product MRNLLISVMLLISLLGRVWGQVFNFDHLNITEGLSNNAVLCSTQDKNGFLWFGTKDGLNRFDGYTFKKYFSDIEARNGLASNYITCLLVDQYNVLWVGTDNGLYKFHANTETFKLVPGTEMKEIIEMQHDGKENLWFLSSYKLFKLNSKGLELKAEPLFPEINVTSLTKNSKNEVWAAGHQILFSVDGKHKIQFKVNKDRSLNVESIAFEDDDKIWIGTQHNGLISLDLKSKVFEQVIPFVKNGTRLFVRDIKKINAHELWIASESGLVVLDTRDNAWRVFCHERDNPWSISDNAAYSILKDHQGGIWIGTYFGGLNYFHHKHNLFERTFPMENPNSISGNAVREIRQDKNGNLWIGTEDNGLNFWDKRNNSFMHFSTKNGLSHNNIHGLEIVGDSLLVGTFNNGLDIININNKKIIAHYNRENTQSELGSNFVMSTYKTKNGRVFFTTPNGLYEFFPGKDRFRLVEAVPDSIFFTSMLEDRMGRIWLTTWRDGVYLVDPELKSSQVFKHDWDNQSSINSNRTNRIQQDSEGKIWIATENGLTICSEDNKIVKRFTKSDGLPSNLILSMQEDSNKNMWLSSTNGLISIDINTYVLSVYNKEFGLSNLQFNYNSMFKDKEGNLYFGSTNGLIKFHPDSLLRERNTETKVPIYFTFARSSKRNLEVNYEYGQEFTKLNYDKVLLDYDESTIQFDFAALNYVDAASTSYLYKLKGFDSDWVLSKENKAYYTKLPSGEYQLLVKALDSQGRIISDEIAIPIEVRKPFWASGLAFAVYAIILILLVFFIYQYFDNQIKERNRRHLMEINANRERRLYQAKLDFFTQVAHDIKTPLTLIKGPLEKLVDNKNLGEDRTDRLLTTMHKNTEKLVRLTNSILDFRKVETDEKQLNLTVCNISEFITEFIKDYQTSFQIEGIVLTQDINQGIFGKIDEDMISKIVENLFSNALKYADKMVDIQLIDDDKLNYWILELKNDGHILNRREVDLLFKPFHRSNQHSQIEGSGLGLALAHSFALLHSGDLRYVENSENLNIFVLAIPKNL from the coding sequence ATGAGAAACCTGTTGATATCTGTTATGCTTCTGATTTCCTTGCTTGGCAGGGTTTGGGGACAGGTATTTAATTTTGATCATCTCAATATTACTGAAGGATTATCCAATAATGCGGTCTTGTGCAGTACCCAGGATAAAAATGGATTTCTCTGGTTTGGCACTAAGGATGGACTGAATAGGTTTGATGGGTATACCTTTAAGAAGTATTTCAGTGATATTGAAGCAAGGAATGGCCTAGCCAGCAATTATATTACTTGCCTTTTGGTCGACCAATATAACGTCCTATGGGTTGGAACGGATAATGGACTGTATAAATTTCATGCTAATACGGAAACCTTCAAACTGGTGCCTGGCACTGAAATGAAAGAAATCATTGAGATGCAGCATGATGGAAAGGAGAATTTATGGTTCCTTTCCAGCTATAAACTCTTTAAGTTGAATTCCAAAGGATTGGAACTTAAAGCTGAACCTCTTTTTCCTGAGATCAATGTGACTTCCTTAACAAAGAATTCAAAGAATGAGGTCTGGGCTGCTGGTCACCAAATCCTTTTCTCGGTTGATGGGAAGCACAAAATTCAATTTAAGGTAAATAAGGATAGATCCCTGAATGTAGAATCCATAGCCTTTGAAGATGATGACAAAATCTGGATCGGTACACAACATAATGGCTTGATATCGCTGGATTTAAAGTCTAAGGTATTTGAACAGGTAATTCCTTTTGTAAAAAATGGAACCAGGTTGTTTGTTCGGGATATCAAAAAAATAAATGCCCATGAATTATGGATAGCCTCAGAATCAGGATTGGTTGTTTTAGATACCAGGGACAATGCTTGGCGAGTATTCTGCCATGAGCGAGACAATCCCTGGTCAATTTCAGATAACGCGGCGTACAGTATCCTAAAGGACCATCAAGGCGGGATTTGGATCGGGACCTATTTTGGAGGACTCAATTACTTCCATCATAAGCACAATCTATTTGAAAGAACATTTCCGATGGAGAATCCTAATTCGATATCTGGAAATGCAGTCCGTGAAATAAGACAGGATAAAAATGGGAATCTTTGGATAGGAACCGAAGATAACGGCCTAAATTTCTGGGATAAGCGCAATAATAGTTTCATGCATTTTTCTACCAAGAACGGTCTGTCGCATAATAATATACATGGACTGGAAATCGTAGGTGACAGCCTTTTGGTAGGAACTTTCAATAATGGTCTGGATATAATCAATATCAACAACAAGAAGATCATTGCACATTATAACCGAGAAAATACCCAATCGGAATTAGGGTCCAATTTCGTCATGAGCACATACAAAACTAAAAATGGAAGAGTATTCTTTACGACTCCAAATGGTTTGTATGAGTTTTTCCCTGGAAAGGATAGGTTCCGATTAGTGGAAGCCGTTCCTGACTCCATATTTTTCACTTCGATGCTGGAAGATCGAATGGGCAGGATTTGGTTGACTACCTGGCGAGATGGTGTATATCTAGTTGATCCAGAATTGAAATCAAGTCAGGTATTTAAGCATGATTGGGATAATCAGTCGAGTATCAACAGCAATAGGACCAATAGAATTCAACAGGATTCAGAAGGTAAAATTTGGATCGCTACGGAGAATGGCCTAACCATCTGTTCGGAAGATAATAAGATCGTCAAGCGTTTCACCAAATCGGATGGCTTGCCGAGTAATCTAATCCTGTCCATGCAGGAGGATTCAAATAAAAATATGTGGCTGTCCAGTACCAATGGTTTGATCAGTATAGATATTAATACATATGTGTTAAGTGTTTATAATAAGGAGTTTGGTTTATCAAATCTACAGTTTAACTATAACTCCATGTTTAAGGATAAGGAAGGTAATCTATACTTTGGTTCCACCAATGGATTGATAAAATTTCATCCTGATTCCCTTCTTAGAGAAAGGAATACCGAAACTAAGGTGCCTATCTATTTTACTTTTGCCAGATCATCCAAAAGGAACCTAGAGGTCAATTATGAATATGGACAGGAATTTACCAAGTTGAACTATGATAAGGTTTTACTGGATTATGATGAGTCTACGATTCAATTTGACTTTGCCGCGTTGAACTATGTGGATGCCGCATCTACATCTTATTTATATAAGTTGAAAGGTTTTGATTCAGATTGGGTCCTGTCCAAAGAAAACAAAGCGTATTATACCAAATTGCCTTCGGGAGAATATCAATTGCTGGTAAAAGCCCTTGATAGCCAAGGAAGGATAATTTCTGATGAGATTGCTATTCCAATTGAAGTTCGCAAACCCTTTTGGGCAAGCGGTTTGGCATTTGCCGTATATGCTATAATCCTTATTCTACTGGTCTTTTTTATCTATCAATATTTTGATAACCAGATTAAGGAGCGAAATCGCAGGCATCTGATGGAAATCAATGCTAATCGAGAAAGGAGATTGTATCAAGCAAAATTGGATTTCTTTACGCAGGTCGCCCATGATATCAAGACGCCGCTGACCTTAATCAAAGGACCATTGGAAAAGCTGGTTGACAATAAAAATTTAGGAGAGGATAGGACAGACAGGCTCTTGACGACCATGCATAAGAATACTGAAAAGCTGGTCCGGCTGACCAATAGCATATTGGATTTCCGAAAGGTAGAGACCGATGAAAAACAGTTGAACCTTACAGTATGTAATATTTCCGAGTTTATCACGGAGTTTATTAAAGACTATCAGACTTCCTTTCAGATCGAAGGCATTGTATTGACACAAGATATTAATCAAGGCATATTCGGAAAGATTGATGAGGACATGATCAGTAAGATTGTAGAAAATCTATTTTCGAATGCGCTTAAGTACGCTGATAAAATGGTGGATATCCAGTTGATTGATGATGATAAGTTGAATTACTGGATATTGGAACTGAAAAATGATGGTCATATATTGAATAGAAGGGAAGTGGACCTGCTATTTAAACCATTCCATCGTTCGAATCAGCACAGTCAAATTGAAGGTTCAGGATTAGGATTGGCATTGGCACATTCTTTTGCCTTGCTACATTCGGGTGACCTAAGGTATGTAGAGAATTCCGAAAATTTAAATATATTCGTTCTCGCTATTCCTAAAAACCTATAA
- a CDS encoding response regulator, translating to MSQELEVRKIILLIDDHQEILDFLTDDLCDDYDIVQAHDGYLALEVLQKQHIDLIVSDVMMPKMDGFELCAQVKKNQNYKHIPFIILTAKNSLQAKIEGLEYGADAYIEKPFSPSFLQAQIRSLLKNRMFVKEHYAQQQDPEELLLHTNIEEDFMDKLQQLIVDHIDDTSLCVEFLADKLNISRPTLYRKIKQTSNLSPNELINNLRLKKASQLLNSGSYKVYEISNMVGFSSSSHFIRNFQKHFGYSPKEWEARFQQEKLVKFRFN from the coding sequence ATGTCACAAGAATTAGAAGTCCGCAAAATAATTCTATTGATAGATGATCATCAGGAAATCTTAGATTTTTTGACAGATGATCTATGTGATGACTATGATATCGTACAGGCGCATGATGGATATCTGGCATTAGAGGTCCTCCAAAAACAACATATAGACTTAATCGTATCGGATGTGATGATGCCTAAGATGGATGGCTTTGAGCTCTGTGCGCAGGTCAAGAAAAACCAGAATTACAAGCACATCCCTTTTATCATTCTAACAGCGAAAAACAGCCTTCAGGCAAAAATCGAGGGTTTGGAGTATGGGGCTGATGCCTATATAGAGAAACCATTTTCACCCTCATTCCTTCAGGCACAGATCAGGAGCCTATTGAAAAACAGGATGTTTGTGAAAGAACATTATGCACAACAGCAAGACCCTGAAGAATTGTTGTTGCATACGAACATAGAGGAAGATTTTATGGATAAGTTACAACAACTGATCGTGGACCATATCGATGATACTTCCTTGTGTGTGGAGTTCCTGGCGGATAAATTGAACATCAGTAGACCTACCTTGTATAGAAAGATCAAGCAAACATCCAATTTATCTCCCAATGAATTGATTAATAACCTTCGGCTGAAGAAAGCCTCACAGTTGTTAAACAGTGGATCCTATAAGGTTTATGAGATTTCCAATATGGTTGGATTCAGCTCAAGCTCCCATTTTATACGGAATTTCCAGAAACATTTTGGCTACAGTCCAAAAGAGTGGGAAGCCAGGTTCCAACAGGAGAAGCTGGTGAAGTTTAGATTTAATTAA
- a CDS encoding FAD/NAD(P)-binding oxidoreductase — protein sequence MDTHYRIIIIGAGTAGIMTAAQLLKKDPNLEIAIIDPAKKHYYQPAWTLVGAGAYDFDKTVRPMKDLIPEGCTWIKQAVISFSPEKNSIQLDNGEVLEYDFLIVACGLVNDLSLIDGLQEAIDRGVACSNYIDPNYTWKCIQNFKGGNAVFTQPTTPIKCGGAPQKIMYLACDYFKRNNLADQVNVTFATPGSVIFGVKVIADTLMKIIDRYNINFKPFYAPIKIDSDKRIITFKSSDPKDNECVINKGDSDEVPQQMEQLIEIPFDLLHLAPPQTAPKFVKDSILVNDAGWLDVDINSMQHKRFTNIFGLGDVAALPTAKTGAAIRKQVPVVVDNLLKLIKLQAADNKSYEGYSSCPLVTGYGKMVLAEFNYKNEFTPDPKLKQMLIKDSSKEHWRLWLLKKYLLPHLYWNKMLKGEEV from the coding sequence ATGGACACGCATTATAGAATCATCATCATCGGTGCTGGTACGGCAGGCATTATGACTGCCGCCCAACTGCTCAAAAAGGACCCCAACTTAGAAATTGCCATTATTGACCCAGCCAAAAAGCACTATTATCAACCGGCATGGACATTAGTTGGAGCTGGAGCCTATGATTTTGACAAAACTGTTAGACCCATGAAAGACTTGATCCCCGAAGGTTGCACCTGGATCAAGCAAGCCGTAATTTCCTTCTCTCCAGAAAAAAACAGCATTCAACTGGACAACGGAGAGGTTCTTGAGTATGATTTCTTGATTGTTGCCTGCGGATTGGTCAACGACCTCAGCCTAATTGACGGGTTGCAAGAGGCTATTGACAGAGGTGTGGCCTGCTCCAATTACATCGATCCAAACTATACCTGGAAATGCATCCAAAACTTTAAAGGTGGAAATGCAGTCTTTACCCAGCCGACAACCCCCATAAAATGTGGCGGCGCTCCACAAAAAATAATGTACTTGGCATGTGACTATTTCAAGAGAAATAATTTGGCTGATCAAGTAAATGTAACATTTGCCACTCCGGGATCAGTAATTTTCGGTGTAAAAGTCATTGCGGATACCCTAATGAAGATCATCGATCGGTACAACATCAATTTTAAACCTTTCTATGCACCAATAAAAATAGATTCAGATAAAAGAATCATCACCTTCAAGAGTTCAGACCCTAAGGATAACGAATGTGTGATAAACAAGGGTGACTCCGATGAAGTTCCACAACAAATGGAACAATTGATTGAAATACCTTTTGACCTATTGCATTTGGCACCACCTCAAACAGCTCCCAAATTTGTCAAAGACTCTATATTGGTCAATGATGCTGGTTGGTTGGATGTAGACATCAACAGTATGCAACATAAAAGATTCACCAATATCTTTGGACTTGGTGATGTGGCCGCCTTGCCTACTGCAAAAACTGGAGCAGCAATACGAAAACAAGTTCCTGTAGTAGTTGACAACCTCTTAAAGTTGATCAAACTACAAGCGGCAGACAACAAATCCTATGAAGGATATTCTTCATGTCCACTCGTAACAGGTTATGGAAAGATGGTGCTAGCAGAATTTAACTATAAAAATGAATTTACGCCAGACCCCAAATTGAAACAGATGCTGATCAAGGACAGCAGCAAAGAGCATTGGCGACTATGGTTATTGAAAAAATATTTATTACCCCACCTGTATTGGAACAAAATGCTCAAGGGTGAAGAGGTATAA
- a CDS encoding ring-cleaving dioxygenase, which translates to MNNKVLGLHHITAIANLAQRNYDFYTNTLGLRMVKKTVNFDDPGTYHFYYGDEKGNAGTILTFFPWEGIGKGRTGGGMATEIAYSIPEGSLEFWKERFGKNNVLTGEAVERFGELYLPFLDPDGLNLSLVVPKDADNRIGWSTEQVGKEVATKGFHNSTLTLRDVEPTAKVLTDLLDYEQIAQEGNRYRFKSKNIDTANIIDILVDENAQRGINTAGTNHHIAFRVKDDVDQMELREKIMSAGLQITPQIDRDYFHSLYFREPGGVLFEIATENPGFDVDEPLAELGNSLKLPKQYEPQRSAIEKVLPVLK; encoded by the coding sequence ATGAACAATAAAGTATTAGGGTTACACCACATAACAGCCATCGCTAATTTGGCACAAAGAAACTACGATTTCTATACCAATACCCTTGGGTTAAGAATGGTAAAGAAAACCGTGAATTTTGATGATCCAGGAACATATCATTTCTATTACGGAGATGAAAAAGGGAATGCTGGAACTATCCTTACCTTTTTCCCTTGGGAAGGTATTGGCAAAGGTAGAACCGGCGGCGGAATGGCAACAGAAATTGCTTATTCGATTCCAGAAGGAAGTTTAGAGTTTTGGAAAGAACGCTTTGGAAAAAACAATGTATTGACAGGAGAAGCCGTTGAGCGCTTTGGAGAGTTGTATCTTCCATTTTTGGATCCTGATGGATTGAATCTATCATTGGTTGTTCCAAAAGATGCGGATAATAGAATTGGCTGGTCTACTGAACAAGTAGGTAAAGAGGTAGCTACTAAAGGTTTTCATAACAGTACTTTAACCTTAAGGGATGTAGAGCCAACAGCAAAGGTTTTAACCGATTTGTTGGATTACGAACAGATTGCTCAAGAAGGAAATCGTTATAGATTCAAAAGCAAAAATATCGATACTGCAAATATCATTGATATTTTGGTTGATGAGAACGCACAACGAGGAATCAACACCGCGGGAACTAATCACCACATCGCATTCCGTGTAAAGGATGATGTGGATCAAATGGAATTACGTGAAAAAATCATGTCAGCTGGTTTACAGATTACTCCTCAGATCGATAGGGATTATTTCCATTCTTTGTATTTCCGTGAACCAGGAGGTGTATTGTTCGAAATCGCTACTGAAAACCCTGGATTTGATGTAGATGAGCCATTGGCAGAGTTAGGTAATTCATTAAAATTGCCAAAACAATACGAGCCTCAGCGTTCAGCTATTGAGAAAGTGTTGCCGGTATTGAAATAA
- a CDS encoding alpha/beta hydrolase, with product MSKIYQSGNVNDPKKALIMIHGRGGSAQDIMGLAEYLKVDNYLLLGPEADQNTWYPHSFIAPIISNQPNLDIALELIGEAVQIANEKGIENENIYFLGFSQGACLTLEYTSRNAKKYGGVVAFTGGLIGEKLHADHYAGDFEGTNVFIGTSDPDFHVPVERVQESSKLMRSLGAQVEEKIYPNMGHTISQDEIKIVNETIFK from the coding sequence ATGTCAAAAATATATCAAAGTGGAAATGTAAATGATCCTAAGAAAGCCTTGATCATGATTCATGGTAGAGGTGGGTCTGCTCAAGATATCATGGGGCTAGCTGAATATTTAAAAGTCGATAATTATTTATTGTTAGGGCCTGAAGCTGATCAGAATACCTGGTACCCACATTCTTTTATTGCGCCCATTATTTCAAATCAGCCGAATTTGGACATCGCTCTTGAATTAATAGGAGAGGCAGTGCAAATTGCCAATGAGAAGGGAATTGAGAACGAAAACATTTATTTCTTGGGATTCTCCCAAGGGGCTTGTTTGACTTTGGAGTATACAAGTAGAAATGCAAAGAAATATGGAGGTGTTGTTGCTTTTACTGGTGGTCTGATTGGTGAAAAGCTACATGCCGACCATTATGCAGGTGATTTTGAAGGTACAAATGTATTTATCGGTACATCAGACCCTGACTTTCATGTTCCAGTGGAACGTGTGCAGGAAAGCAGTAAGCTGATGCGCAGTTTAGGAGCACAGGTAGAGGAGAAAATATATCCGAATATGGGACATACGATCTCTCAAGATGAAATCAAGATCGTTAATGAAACAATCTTTAAATAA